Proteins encoded within one genomic window of Labrys wisconsinensis:
- a CDS encoding LpxI family protein has protein sequence MSPGASSRPAPLAIIAGAGRLPAEIAAEVAARGEAVVVMPLRGVADADFAGFAQEPIGMMDPAGAVAALGRLGVGRIVMAGTVHRPGLGLVLAAWQAALNRDEIRRIVRGGDDNVLRGVIAFLEHSGFPVVGVRDVAPGLMAAIGLLAGRDPGESAMADIARGVEALRAFGPLDVGQAVVVADGRVLAVEAAEGTDAMLRRVSALRRHGLLGRLLRHGRPVLAEHRGGVMVKAPKPGQDMRADLPVIGPRTVRLAVRAGLAGIAVEAGGVLVVERQQTLAEAEKLGLFILGVAR, from the coding sequence TTGAGCCCCGGCGCGAGCTCCAGGCCCGCTCCCCTGGCGATCATCGCCGGAGCCGGCCGGTTGCCGGCCGAGATCGCCGCCGAGGTCGCCGCGCGCGGCGAAGCCGTGGTGGTGATGCCGCTGCGGGGCGTGGCGGACGCCGATTTCGCCGGGTTCGCCCAAGAGCCGATCGGGATGATGGACCCTGCCGGGGCGGTGGCGGCGCTGGGGCGCCTCGGCGTCGGCCGCATCGTCATGGCCGGAACCGTCCACAGGCCGGGGCTCGGCCTGGTGCTCGCGGCCTGGCAGGCGGCGCTCAACCGCGACGAGATCCGCCGGATCGTGCGGGGCGGCGACGACAATGTCCTGCGCGGCGTCATCGCCTTCCTGGAGCACAGCGGCTTTCCCGTGGTTGGCGTGCGCGACGTGGCTCCGGGGCTGATGGCCGCAATCGGCCTGCTCGCCGGCCGAGACCCGGGCGAGAGCGCCATGGCTGACATCGCCAGGGGCGTGGAGGCGCTGCGGGCGTTCGGGCCGCTCGATGTCGGCCAGGCGGTGGTCGTGGCCGACGGGCGGGTCCTGGCGGTCGAGGCCGCAGAGGGGACGGACGCGATGCTGCGCCGCGTCTCGGCGTTGCGGCGGCACGGGCTGCTCGGCCGCCTGCTGCGTCATGGCCGGCCGGTGCTGGCCGAGCATCGCGGCGGGGTGATGGTGAAGGCGCCCAAGCCCGGCCAGGACATGCGCGCCGACCTGCCGGTGATCGGCCCGAGGACCGTGCGGCTGGCGGTTCGGGCCGGGCTTGCCGGCATCGCGGTCGAGGCCGGTGGCGTCCTGGTCGTCGAGCGGCAGCAGACCCTGGCCGAGGCGGAGAAGCTCGGCCTGTTCATCCTCGGGGTCGCAAGATGA